The Micromonospora sediminicola genome contains a region encoding:
- a CDS encoding DUF6167 family protein has translation MRRLFWLGIGLAVGVLVVRKATRTAQAYTPAGIASGLSESAGGLVESVRAFVDDVRVGMAEREQEIHEAFARGEAYDDEFAELREDPRIGDREIFPEEHQR, from the coding sequence ATGAGGCGGTTGTTCTGGCTGGGCATCGGGCTGGCCGTGGGCGTCCTGGTGGTCCGCAAGGCCACCCGGACCGCGCAGGCGTACACCCCGGCGGGCATCGCCAGCGGGCTGTCCGAGTCCGCCGGCGGGCTTGTCGAGTCGGTGCGCGCCTTCGTGGACGACGTCCGGGTCGGTATGGCCGAGCGTGAGCAGGAGATCCACGAGGCCTTCGCCCGCGGCGAGGCGTACGACGACGAGTTCGCCGAGCTGCGGGAGGACCCGCGGATCGGCGACCGAGAGATTTTCCCGGAGGAGCACCAGCGATGA